One segment of Strix aluco isolate bStrAlu1 chromosome 4, bStrAlu1.hap1, whole genome shotgun sequence DNA contains the following:
- the MOGS gene encoding mannosyl-oligosaccharide glucosidase gives MAGERRRRGGDGLRERPRERGNRRERAEPQRGAGRGWARAAALAAALAVAVLALGLAAVEWDRWSAASRLVTPHPAPPALPPGSTGPLASPHLFWGTYRPHVYFGMKTRSPRSLVTGLMWLQQREGGGALRHTCEQSDGPSRYGWRMHDGESFGVQEIRDEGLVLKTEFVKRPGGEHGGDWSWRVTARTEAAGGPTPLLSLFFYVATDEQGTLRPRLDNGTRLAAVTGTTEELGRFTLTFLPPTTESGEDPKYASYNYLEAPSPGLHRLTELVRGSLSNRFVFAPPGRPRRRFFAVEALGGFPGEPPPPRGRLLLHQVTLEPPAVAEVTFESGSAAGRPGRLAGGTLSAALSRHAAAFESRFEETFGLARKGFPPAQRRFAQAALSDLLGGMGYFHGRSLVQGPRQERPVPAAEAALFTAVPSRSFFPRGFLWDEGFHQLLLARWAPALSREVIAHWLDLMNAEGWIPREQILGEEARAKVPPEFLLQRSETANPPTLLLALQALLPAAPLPYLRRLFPRLHAWYDWYNRTQAGPLPLTFRWRGRDPQHELFLNPKTLASGLDDYPRASHPSPEERHLDLRCWMALASGVLAAVAERLGEPAGLYRAAERALSDNELLERLHWAPELGAFADYGNHSAAVGLRWQRGMPAAPGRPPPPPRLVREVREAPRPQFVGALGYVSLFPLLLQLLRPDSPRLPAVLATLRDERQLWTPFGLRSLSRDSPFYLQRNTQHDPPYWRGSVWVNINYLALRALRGYAEAAGPQRERAAELYRELRHNLVANVYRQFSESGFLWEHYSDSTGRGQGCRPFAGWSALVVLVMAEDY, from the exons ATGGCGGGCGAACGTCGGCGACGCGGCGGGGACGGGCTGCGGGAACGGCCCCGGGAGCGGGGGAACCGCCGGGAGCGGGCGGAGCCgcagcggggcgcggggcggggctgggcccgggcggcggcgctggcggcggcgctggcggTGGCGGTGTTGGCCTTGGGCCTGGCCGCCGTGGAGTGGGACCGGTGGAGCGCGGCCTCCCGCCTCgtcaccccccaccccgctccccccgcgctgccccccggTTCTACCGGACCTCTCGCCTCACCCCACCTTTTCTGGGGCACTTACCGGCCTCACGTCTACTTCGGGATGAAGACGCGCAGCCCGCGCTCTCTCGTTACCG GGCTGATGTGGCTGCAGCAGCGCGAAGGCGGCGGCGCTCTACGCCACACCTGCGAGCAGAGCGACGGCCCGTCCCGCTACGGCTGGCGGATGCACGACGGGGAGAGCTTCGGGGTGCAGGAGATCCGGGACGAGGGGTTGGTGCTGAAAACCGAATTCGTTAAACGACCCGGCGGGGAACACGGCGGCGACTGGAGCTGGCGCGTCACCGCGCGGACGGAG GCCGCGGGCGGCCCgacccccctcctctccctctttttctaCGTGGCCACAGACGAGCAGGGCACGCTGCGGCCGCGGCTGGACAACGGGACGCGGCTGGCGGCCGTGACGGGGACGACGGAGGAGCTGGGGCGCTTCACCCTCACCTTCCTCCCCCCCACGACGGAGAGCGGGGAGGACCCCAAATACGCCAG CTACAACTACCTGGAGGCGCCGAGCCCGGGGCTGCACCGCCTGACCGAGCTGGTGCGCGGCAGCTTGAGCAACCGCTTCGTCTTCGCCCCGCCGGGGAGGCCCCGCCGCCGCTTCTTTGCCGTGGAGGCTCTGGGGGGCTTCCCGGGGGAacctccccctccccgcgggCGCCTGCTGCTGCACCAGGTGACACTGGAGCCACCGGCCGTCGCCGAGGTGACCTTCGAGTCGGGCAGCGCCGCGGGCCGGCCGGGGCGGCTGGCGGGGGGGACGCTGTCGGCAGCGCTGTCGCGTCACGCGGCCGCTTTCGAGAGCCGTTTCGAGGAGACTTTCGGGCTGGCCCGCAAGGGCTTCCCGCCGGCCCAGCGCCGCTTCGCCCAGGCCGCCCTCAGCGACCTCCTGGGCGGGATGGGCTACTTCCACGGCCGCTCGCTGGTCCAGGGGCCGCGGCAGGAGcgccccgtgcccgccgccgaGGCCGCGCTTTTCACCGCCGTCCCCTCCCGCTCCTTCTTCCCCCGCGGGTTCCTCTGGGACGAGGGTttccaccagctgctgctggcacgCTGGGCGCCGGCGCTGAGCCGCGAGGTCATCGCCCACTGGCTCGACCTGATGAACGCCGAGGGCTGGATCCCGCGGGAGCAGATCTTGGGGGAGGAAGCGCGGGCCAAGGTGCCCCCCGAGTTTCTCCTGCAGCGCAGCGAGACGGCCAACCCCCCCACGCTGCTGCTGGCGCTGCAGGcgctgctgcccgccgcccccctgCCCTACCTGCGCCGCCTCTTCCCCCGCCTGCACGCCTGGTACGACTGGTACAACCGCACGCAGGCCGGGCCGCTGCCCCTCACCTTCCGCTGGCGCGGCCGCGACCCCCAGCACGAGCTCTTCCTCAACCCCAAAACCTTGGCCTCGGGGCTGGACGATTACCCGCGCGCCTCGCACCCCTCGCCCGAGGAGCGGCACCTGGACCTGCGCTGCTGGATGGCGCTGGCCTCCGGCGTGCTGGCCGCGGTGGCTGAGCGCCTGGGCGAGCCGGCCGGGCTTTACCGCGCCGCCGAGCGGGCGCTGAGCGACAATGAGCTGCTGGAACGGCTGCACTGGGCGCCCGAGCTGGGCGCCTTCGCCGACTACGGCAACCACAGCGCGGCCGTGGGGCTGCGCTGGCAGCGGGGGATGCCGGCGGCACCGGGgaggcccccgccgcccccgcggctGGTGCGGGAGGTGCGGGAAGCGCCACGGCCGCAGTTCGTGGGGGCTTTGGGCTACGTCAGCCTCTtcccgctgctgctgcagctgctgcggCCCGACTCGCCGCGGCTGCCGGCAGTGCTGGCCACGCTGCGCGACGAGCGGCAGCTCTGGACACCCTTCGGGCTGCGCTCGCTGTCCCGCGACAGCCCCTTCTACCTCCAGCGCAACACCCAGCACGACCCCCCGTACTGGCGCGGTTCCGTCTGGGTCAACATCAACTACCTGGCGCTGCGGGCGCTGCGCGGTTACGCCGAGGCCGCGGGGCCGCAGCGGGAGCGGGCGGCTGAGCTTTACCGCGAGCTGCGCCACAACCTGGTGGCCAACGTCTACCGGCAGTTCTCCGAGAGCGGCTTCCTCTGGGAACACTACAGCGACAGCAcgggccgcgggcagggctgccGCCCCTTCGCCGGCTGGTCCGCACTGGTCGTGCTGGTGATGGCCGAGGACTATTAG
- the INO80B gene encoding LOW QUALITY PROTEIN: INO80 complex subunit B (The sequence of the model RefSeq protein was modified relative to this genomic sequence to represent the inferred CDS: deleted 2 bases in 2 codons), giving the protein MSKAWRRGRMEGGEHGEEAEAGGGHGSHKKKHKKHKKKHKKKHHHEAAGPPPAPEPATGLRKPQLKLKIKLGGQILGTKSVPTFTVVPEAPRSPSPLMVVDEEEEPTEGVPIEQYRAWLDEDSNLDPSPLPDLDSESCFPAREEEEEEEERWLDALEKGELDDNGELKKEVDESLLTARQKALLHKQQSQPLLELPMGYKAKELTEEMLVKREERARKRRLQAAKKAEENKNQTIERLTKTNKAKVKTLRERKAKQAPCPVVHYCNATDRITVSFPAGMALPLLPAPAPAVPPPVLCGVAGCSNHKRYCCSRTGLPLCSLACYRRNLQLQEAAA; this is encoded by the exons ATGAGCAAGGCCTGGCGGCGCGGCAGGATGGAGGGCGGCGAGCACG GGGAGGaggccgaggcgggcggcgggcacGGCTCCCACAAGAAGAAGCACAAGAAGCACAAGAAAAAGCACAAGAAGAAGCACCACCATGAGGCGGCg ggccccccccccgcgcccgagCCCGCCACCGGCCTGCGCAAGCCCCAGCTCAAGCTCAAGATCAAGCTGGGGGGGCAGATCCTGGGCACCAAGAG CGTCCCCACCTTCACGGTGGTCCCCGAGGCGCCGCGCTCGCCCTCCCCGCTGATGGTGGTGGACGAGGAGGAGGAGCCCACGGAGGGGGTCCCCATCGAGCAGTACCGGGCCTGGCTGG ACGAGGACAGTAACCTGGACCCCTCGCCCCTGCCGGACCTGGACTCGGAGAGCTGCTTTCCTGCccgcgaggaggaggaggaggaggaagagcgctGGCTCGACGCCCTCGAGAAGGGCGAGCTGGATGACAACGGGGAGCTCAAGAAGGAGGTGGACGAGTCCCTGCTGACGGCCCGACAG AAAGCCCTCCTGCACAAGCAGCAGAGCCAGCCGCTGCTGGAGCTGCCCATGGGCTACAAGGCGAAGGAGCTGACGGAGGAGATGCTGGTGAAGCGCGAGGAA CGGGCGCGCAAGCGGCGCCTGCAGGCGGCCAAGAAGGCGGAGGAGAACAAGAACCAGACCATCGAGCGCCTGACCAAGACCAACAAGGCCAAGGTGAAGACGCTGCGGGAGCGCAAGGCCAAGCAGGCGCCCTGCCCCGTCGTCCATTACTGCAACGCCACCGACCGCATCACCGTCTCCTTCCCGGCGGGCATGGCCCTGCCGctgctgcccgccccggcccccgccgtgccccccccGGTGCTCTGCGGCGTGGCCGGCTGCTCCAACCACAAGCGTTACTGCTGCTCCCGCACCGGGCTCCCGCTCTGCAGCCTGGCCTGCTACCGCCGgaacctccagctgcaggaggcTGCGGCCTAG
- the WBP1 gene encoding WW domain-binding protein 1, whose amino-acid sequence MERPGSGGAEGAWAALLGRQHQQAREYCPGVNNQPYVCETGHCCGETGCCTYYYELWWFWLLWTILILFSCCCAYRHRRAKLRLQQQQRQREINLIAYHGACNYPASMMDLRMLASFKLPAYEEVAHRPGTPPPPYSAVLAPRGSGHRPRQGSGSLTLSPSSENSTSCSCESSCATSPSSTSLSARATDETGHSRASTPSEDGGTSSTGTGASWELPPEEPPARGAPHKHALFSSTVDFFEADGHPCSDIEEGEEEEEGSSGAAREEGGSAGEHFRHRRLTGDSGIEVGRCQEEEEGEGEGTHLLGKAGPAPPPRCQRPGSPALPV is encoded by the exons ATGGAGCGGCCCGGGAGCGGCGGCGCCGAGGGGGCCTGGGCCGCGCTGCTGGGCCGGCAGCACCAGCAG GCCCGGGAGTACTGCCCGGGGGTGAACAACCAGCCCTACGTGTGCGAGACCGGACACTGCTGCGGGGAGACCGGCTGCTGCACCTACTACTACGAGCTGTGGT GGTTCTGGCTCCTCTGGaccatcctcatcctcttcagctgctgctgcgcCTACCGGCACCGCCGGGCCAAGCTgcgcctgcagcagcagcagcggcagcgggAGATCAACCTCATCGCCTACCATGGTGCCTGCAACTACCCCGCCTCCATGATGGACCTCA gGATGCTGGCTTCCTTCAAGCTGCCTGCCTATGAGGAGGTGGCCCACCGGCCCggcacgccgccgccgccgtacAGCGCCGTCCTGGCCCCACGCGGCAGTGGCCACCGTCCCCGCCAGGGTTCCGGCAGCCTCACCCTCTCGCCCAGCTCCGAGAACTCCACCAGCTGCTCCTGCGAGTCGAGCTGCgccacctcccccagcagcacctcGCTCTCGGCACGGGCCACGGACGAGACGGGGCACAGCCGGGCCAGCACCCCCAGCGAGGACGGCGGCACCAGCAGCACCGGCACCGGCgccagctgggagctgcccccCGAAGAGCCGCCGGCACGGGGGGCCCCGCACAAGCACGCCCTCTTCTCCTCCACCGTGGACTTCTTCGAGGCTGACGGCCACCCCTGCTCCGACAtcgaggagggcgaggaggaggaggagggcagcagcgGCGCGGCCCGGGAGGAAGGCGGCAGCGCCGGTGAGCATTTCCGGCACCGACGCCTGACGGGGGACTCGGGCATCGAGGTGGGGCgttgccaggaggaggaggagggcgagggcgAAGGCACCCACCTCCTGGGCAAGGCTGGCCCCGCGCCCCCACCCCGCTGCCAGAGGCCCGGCTCGCCTGCGCTGCCCGTCTGA